The following nucleotide sequence is from Chryseobacterium sp. CY350.
TAAATCTGTAGAACTGATCATGCAACCTGCCGATAAAGAATTTTTCAAAAAAGAAGGCTTTATCAATGCTACTGTTGTAGAAGGTCAAAAAGTATGGAACGGCATCACTATAAACCGTGTGGAAGGAAAACATGGTTCCGGTAAGGTGTTAGAAATGATGGGTAAAACATCAGGATTTGTTTTACAAGCTAAAAACCAACCTACGGTTTACATTGTAGGAGATACGATCTGGAATGAAGATATTAAAAAAGATATTGAAACATTCAAACCCGATTATATTATTGTTAATTCTGGGGGAGCGCTGATGAAAGACTTTAGTGATACACCGATCATTATGAATGAAGTGCAGACGATGGCTTTGATAGCTGCCAGTGGAAAAGCAAAAGTAATAGCAGTTCACATGGATGCATTGGATCATTGCTTTACGACCAGAGCCATTCTGAAAAAGAAAGCTTCAGAATTGAAAATCGGACAAGATAAATTGATCATTCCCGAAGACGGAGAAAAACTGATTCTATCTCTTTAGTCGTACAGCATAAAATTGATGAATACAAGAGACAAAACCTACTTTAATTGAGTAGGTTTTGTCTTTTAATATTTTGGTTATTTTACGACTTTGATCAAGCTGATATATTTCAATCCACATTCAGCAAACTTTTCATAATCATTCATTGCGTTGCCATAGTTTTGAATCATAATTCCATTTTTATCCAATGATCCCTGAATCTCGTCAGGAAGAGAAAGATTCTTGTCAATGGCATTGCCCTCTGAATCTACCGCACCAATGTTTTTACTCCATTTTAAATTTTTTAGCGTAACAAAATAGCCCTCTTTTTTCTCATCCAATGTTAAAGTAGCGAAGTCTGTACGTGTCTGATTATCTGTTATTAAATCATATTTTAATTTTCCTTCCGAATAATATAATTTCAGATCCATTTTACAACTGGCATTGTCTTTAGATTGATACAGTCCTTCGACAGCAAAAAGCAGATCATTATTTTCAGTAATATTTTTTTGAGAAGAATCACGTTGTAAGCTACCATTTTGTTTTGTAAGCGAATCAGGTAAGTTTGC
It contains:
- a CDS encoding MBL fold metallo-hydrolase, with translation MKKVIVAFALTLSSVFSFGQTKSDTKPTVQLVRNATLVIDYAGKKILVDPMLSPKGAIDSWAGIQKNPTVELTMPVEEIVKDIDLVIVTHTHEDHFDKPASSTLNKSVELIMQPADKEFFKKEGFINATVVEGQKVWNGITINRVEGKHGSGKVLEMMGKTSGFVLQAKNQPTVYIVGDTIWNEDIKKDIETFKPDYIIVNSGGALMKDFSDTPIIMNEVQTMALIAASGKAKVIAVHMDALDHCFTTRAILKKKASELKIGQDKLIIPEDGEKLILSL